Genomic DNA from Myxococcus guangdongensis:
CGGCGAGCATCGTCTTCGACGTGTCGCGCCTGACGCAGTGCCGGGGCAACATCAACGCCACCACGCCGGGGTGGACGATTACCGGCCACTACCAGTTCAACAACGGGCCGGTGCAGAGCTTCTGGGTGGCGGGCTTCTCGTCCACGCCCAACCCGCCCGCGCCGTCCATCCCGCTCAACACGCGCGGAGATTTGGCCATCTGGTTCGAGAACACCAGCCGCTGGGGCTGCCAGGCGTGGGACTCCAACTTCGGCAACAACTACCACTTCAACGTGCAGTGATTCGCGAGGGGGGCCCGGAGGCTCCGGGCCCGCCTCACTCCGGCCACGTGACGAGCTCCACGCGGCCGAGCGGGCTCTCCCCTCGGGC
This window encodes:
- a CDS encoding DUF6209 family protein, whose amino-acid sequence is MLRRHVRWLLAAASLLLASVAASQSTPSITFQSPSQGWSVFASSNPLPFGGAASIVFDVSRLTQCRGNINATTPGWTITGHYQFNNGPVQSFWVAGFSSTPNPPAPSIPLNTRGDLAIWFENTSRWGCQAWDSNFGNNYHFNVQ